One window of the Panulirus ornatus isolate Po-2019 chromosome 47, ASM3632096v1, whole genome shotgun sequence genome contains the following:
- the LOC139763662 gene encoding cytosolic carboxypeptidase 1-like isoform X1 → MYGCSRMQSWWPGDKDVPDSPDFMLLPRLAQNCMGTFSLRDCHFLIERAREATARVAVWRQFDIPMSYTMEASTCGCDQGPYKNNHLSTKQLLESGEGFCLALSYLISTPEVLSSQLTLDSDSGDDDDDDDDEEADSGNDSDGLAVASEWYRREASEIFLKKLPSGVEIWMMTLTLMMI, encoded by the exons ATGTATGGATGTTCTCGTATGCAGTCTTGGTGGCCAGGGGACAAGGATGTACCTGATAGTCCTGATTTCATG CTTCTGCCACGACTTGCTCAGAACTGTATGGGTACATTTTCCCTGCGTGACTGCCACTTCTTGATAGAACGAGCAAGGGAGGCCACAGCACGTGTAGCAGTGTGGAGACAGTTTGACATTCCCATGTCTTATACAATGGAGGCATCTACTTGTGGCTGTGATCAGGGACCATACAAA AATAATCACCTCAGCACGAAACAGTTACTTGAATCAGGTGAAGGATTCTGTCTTGCTCTCTCATATCTCATATCCACACCAGAAGTTTTGAGCTCGCAGCTGACTCTTGACTCTGACAG tggtgatgatgatgatgatgatgatgatgaggaagctgacagtggtaatgatagtgatg GGTTGGCAGTTGCTTCAGAATGGTATCGGAGAGAAGCCTCGGAGATTTTTCTCAAGAAGTTGCCTTCTGGAGTGGAGATTTGGATGATGACCTTGACTCTGATGATGATTTAG
- the LOC139763662 gene encoding cytosolic carboxypeptidase 1-like isoform X2, whose translation MYGCSRMQSWWPGDKDVPDSPDFMLLPRLAQNCMGTFSLRDCHFLIERAREATARVAVWRQFDIPMSYTMEASTCGCDQGPYKNNHLSTKQLLESGEGFCLALSYLISTPEVLSSQLTLDSDRVGSCFRMVSERSLGDFSQEVAFWSGDLDDDLDSDDDLDLDLYGSM comes from the exons ATGTATGGATGTTCTCGTATGCAGTCTTGGTGGCCAGGGGACAAGGATGTACCTGATAGTCCTGATTTCATG CTTCTGCCACGACTTGCTCAGAACTGTATGGGTACATTTTCCCTGCGTGACTGCCACTTCTTGATAGAACGAGCAAGGGAGGCCACAGCACGTGTAGCAGTGTGGAGACAGTTTGACATTCCCATGTCTTATACAATGGAGGCATCTACTTGTGGCTGTGATCAGGGACCATACAAA AATAATCACCTCAGCACGAAACAGTTACTTGAATCAGGTGAAGGATTCTGTCTTGCTCTCTCATATCTCATATCCACACCAGAAGTTTTGAGCTCGCAGCTGACTCTTGACTCTGACAG GGTTGGCAGTTGCTTCAGAATGGTATCGGAGAGAAGCCTCGGAGATTTTTCTCAAGAAGTTGCCTTCTGGAGTGGAGATTTGGATGATGACCTTGACTCTGATGATGATTTAGACTTAGATCTTTATGGGTCTATGTAG